In Nocardia sp. NBC_01327, the genomic stretch GGCCCGCGAATTCGACGTGGCGATCCTGGGCGGCGGTGCGGCTGGGCTGGCGCTGGCCGTGCAGTTGCACAAGACCCGCCCCGAGAGCTCGATCGTGGTGGTGGAGAAGAGCGTTCGCGCACCCGAGGCCGCGCACAAGGTCGGCGAGTCCACCGTCGATATCGCCGCCCGCTACATGCGCGAGGTGCTCGAGATGGAACCACACATCACGAGCCGGCAGCTCGAGAAGTTCGGGCTGCGGTTCTTCTTCACCCAGGCGGACAACCGCGACATCGCGCGCCGTATCGAACTCGGCCACGCACGCCGCCCGACTGTCGGCGCCACCTACCAACTGGACCGGGGGCGGTTCGAGAACTACCTGTCCGATGAACTGGTCGCTCGCGGTGTGGATCTGTGGACCGGCCACAAGGTCACCGAGGTCGATATCGTCGACTCCGGTGGGTGGCACCATGTCGATGTGACGGCACCGGACGGTAGTCGCCGTGGTGTCCGGGCACGGTGGGTGGTGGATGCGTCGGGTCGCGCGAGCCTGCTCAAACGCAAGCTCAGCCTGTCGAAACCGAACGGCCACAATGTGAATGCCGCCTGGTTCCGGATCGACCACCCGATCGATATCGACGAATGGTCGAGCTCGGCCGACTGGCATGAGCGCATCAGCGGAGGCCATCGCAGTTTGTCGACCAACCACCTGATGGGGGAGGGCTATTGGGTGTGGCTGATTCCGCTGGCCTCGGGAACGATCAGCGTCGGTATCGTCGCCGACGCGCAGATACATCCCTTCGCAGAGATCAGTCGCTTCGACAAGGCGTTGACCTGGCTGCAGGAGCATGAGCCGCAGTGCGCCGAGGTGGTCGCCGCACATCAGGACAAGCTGCTCGACTTCAAGGTCATGCGGAACTATTCGTACGGCTGTCAGCAGGTGTATTCAGAGCAGGGCTGGTGCCTGACGGGAGAGGCCGGCATCTTCCTGGACCCGCTGTACTCGCCGGGATTCGACGTCATCTCGATGAGCAACGGGCTGATCACCGACTTGGTCACTCGCGCGCTCGACGGGGAGGATGTCAGCGAATTGGCCGCGATACACAACAACGTGTTCTTCATGGTCACCGACGGCTGGCTGCCGATCTACGAAGGCCAGTACGCCATCATGGGCAACGCCCGGGTGATGAGCGCGAAGGTCATCTGGGACACCGGAGTCTATTGGGCGGTGCCGTCGCTGCTCTACTACCACGACCAGTTTCGGCAGCTGGCCGATCGCCCGAGACTGGTGGCGCAATTGGCGCGGATGTCCGCGATCACCGACCCGGTCCAGCGGTTCTTCCGGCAGTGGTACGAGGTCGAGCCCAGGACGCACGCCGACGGCATGATCACCTACTACGACTTCGATTTCATGACTCGCTTCCACGAGGGTTTGTCGGCAGGTCTGTCCGATGCCGAACTCGGCGATCGGCTCGCCGCCAATTTCGACGAGTTGGAGCGCATCGCCGGCGAGCTCGTGTCCGCGGTAATGGCGGAAGGTGATGCGGCCGTTGATGTCCGGCGGCGTGAGCAGGCCGTGCGGTGGCGGGCCGATAAGGCGTTGATGCGGCTGGTCGAGGTCTACGAGGCGCACGGCGGGTGCGGCGAAGCATGGGTCACCGCGGGGCCGGACGGAGTGGGACTGGGCGGCGGCCGGGATTTCTCCGTTCGCGGCCTGGTGCCCGATCCGGGACCGGCCGCGCGAACCGGTGTGCGGTAACACGGCTTACGTACTACGTAAGCGCGACGGAACTCGGCCCGGCCAGGATCGCCGACGATGGACGAAAAAGCCTCCGGCGCAAGATAAACCAGTGGGATTGCCGGAGGCTCGGCCGCTGTGAGGAAAGGGCCTGCTGTGCCGACACTGTTGGAAATCACCACTCATCTGTTTCTGCAAATGCTGGTCATTCTGGTGACGTACCGCCTGATCTGGCCGATACTCCGCAAGCTGGCGCAGGTGCAGGTCGTGGCGATCATGGTCGCCGGTTTTCTGCTCGGCCCCTCGGTCCTCGGCCTGATCTGGCCGACCGGCCAGCGATGGCTTTTTCCGACCACGCTCCATATCGGGGGCACATCGATCACACATCCGAATCTGGTCGCGATCTACGTCGTGGGCCAGCTGGGACTCGTGCTCTACATGTTCCTGGTCGGGGCGTCGTTCAAGCTCGATATTCTCGGCGCGCACCGGCGGCAGGCCGGTGTCACGTCCGCCTTCGGAGTCGTGGTTCCGCTGATCCTCGGCAGCCTGCTCGGCTGGACGATGGTCACAAAGCACGGACAGTACTTCACCGACAAGGTGGGGCATTGGCAAGGCGCGCTGTTCATCGCTTCCGCGGTGGCGATCACGGCCTTTCCGATGCTGGCGTGGATCGTTTACGACTCCGGGCTGATGAATACCAGGCTGGGCACGATGTCGCTGTCCTGCGCCGCCGTCGATGACGCATGTTCGTGGATGCTGCTGGCTGCCGTCGTCGCCAGTACCAGGGGATCGATGAACGGTGCCCTGATCGCCGTCGCCGGCGGTGTCGGCTACCTCCTGTTCATGGTGTTCATCGTGCGGCGCTGGCTTGCGCGACTGAACACCTGGTCCCCGCGCGGAGACAACGCGCTCACCGGCGGCATCCCGATCACCCACCTGACGATCGTGCTGCTCGTTATCCTCGCGGGCTGCTGGTTCACCGACTATGTCGGCATCTTCTCGGTATTCGGCGCTTTCGTGGCGGGCACCGTGATGCCGCGCGGGGAGTTTCTCGATACGATCCGCGCGCGGTTCGAGCCACTGGTCGCGTATCTGCTTCTTCCCGCGTTCTTCATCTATTCCGGTCTGAACACACAGCTTTCCCTCATTCTCAAGCCGTCGGTGCTCTTGATCGGCGCGGCGATTCTGGTCGTATCATTCGCCGGAAAATTCGGTGCGGTCGGCCTCGCCGCCCGATGGCAGGGCATGGGCTGGCGGGAGGCAGGGTCGATGGGCGCGCTGGCCAACGCCCGCGGCCTGATGGAACTCATCCTGTTGAATATCGGACAATCCGCAGGCCTGATCACGAACGAGCTCTACACGATTCTGGCGCTGATGACGATCATCACCACCCTTCTCGCCACTCCGATCCAGCGCATGTTCGAACGCCACGCATGGAAGGAGGGCTATGTGTTCGGCCGAACGGGTGAGGAACCCAAACCGGTCCGCGCTACTACACCGGCAACCGACGTCCCGTGAACGGCAGAATGACCCCGGCGATGTTGCTCCCCGAGTTCCTGCTCGATGCGCTTCCAGAGTTGCGATGCGTTTCGGCCCACGTCGGCGCCGAGTTCATGATGGATCGTTTCCAGGTAGCGGGCGAGCTGTGAGCGCGCGGCGAGGACATTGCCCTGCAGCAGGCTGACCTCGGCGATGGCCGTGCACGCCTCCTCCGAGTAGGGGTCCCGCTCCAGGATCGACAGCGCGATCGGCAGCGCCTTGTGGGGCAGGCCGCCGATCAGGTAGAGGCGCAGCAGACCGCTCTCCAAATACCGATATGCCACTTCGTGTTCGGTGCGACAGGAGTCGAAGGCCTCGTCGAAGAGATTCTCCGGCAGGAAGGTTCGTTCGTAGTAGTCCAGCAGCGCCTCATACGAGGCGATCGCGGTCTCGAGGTTGCCGTGCGTCTCGGCGGCCTTGCCCGCAACGAGCAGTCGTTCGGCCTCGACCACGTCGGTCCACCAGCAGCCGGCGAAGTCGAACCAGTACCGGCCCTTGCCATCGGAGCGAATGAAGGTGGACGGCTGCCGGGGCGCCAGAGCGGGCTCGAGCAGATGCCGCACGCAGTGCAGCGTCACGTGTAGCTGGTTCGGGGTACTTCGCGAGCGACGGCTCGGCCACAGCAGCTCGCCCAACTCCGGCGAGTCGATTCGGACGCCCTCGTTCAGTAGGAACCATTTCAGGAGCGTGCACGCGCTGGTGCGTCCTAGTCCGGCCGCATTGCCGAGTGGGTCGCCATCGCGTGAGAGCCGGAAGGGCCCGAAGAAACGGGCCGTGAAACGGTGTTCCGTGGATGCCGAACGATCTCGAATCTCATTCCGCGGGTATGCATGCCGGTTCTGCATTGGGCTCCCCTCCCAGTGCCGAAGCACATCGGACAACCGTGGTGTGGTCGCTCGAATGCTGCCCCCGCCTGGATGCGCCGTTGCGATGGGACCGTGGGCCCAAACCAACCCGTTCGGTCGATTTGCGAAGGTCGCCGGGACCTCATTGTCTCGGGTCGAGATTAGTTAAGTATAGGGGACTTTCGTGATCCTTCCGAGCAGCGTAAGAGCACGGGAAGTGCTGGCCGTGACAGTTGCGGCGAGGAGGAATCATGACTTCAGCGGTACGGCATCGGCTTTCCGAATTGACCGGAGATCAGCTGGCGGTTCTGGCGCAATCGCTGCGTGCCCGCAAGGCGATGGAACCGTCAGAGCCGGGCGACTACGACGTAGTCGTGCTCGGCGGTGGCACCGCCGGCCTGACGCTCGCGCTGCACCTGCGCCGGGCGGTACCCGGGATCCGGGTTCTCGTCGTGGAAAAGCTGGCTCATCCGGTCCCCGAGACCACACACAAGGTGGGGGAGTCCACCGTCGAGATCGCCGCGCACTATCTGCGCGATGTGCTCGGACTGCGCGATCATCTCGAGACGTGCCAACTGCGCAAGTTCGGGCTGCGAATGTTCTTCAGCCACAACGACAACTCCGATATCGCCGAGCGCGTCGAGCTGGGTAGCTCGGTATTTCCGCCGCTGAGCACCTATCAGCTCGACCGTGGGCGGCTGGAGAACGAGCTCGGTGTGCGCTGTGTCCAGGCGGGCGTCGAATTCCTCAGTGGCTACAAGGTGTTCGACGTGGAGTTGCGGCCCGGCCAGCCGCTGCACCAGATCCGGGTCACGCGGCCGGACGGCGAACGCGGCGTGAGTGCGCGATGGGTGGTCGATGCCACCGGGCGCAGCCAGCTGCTGCAGCGCCACTCTCGCCCGTTGCGAAAGCCGGTCGGGCACAAGGCTAATGCCGCCTGGCTGCGAATTGCGCACCCGATCGATGTCAACGCCTGGACCGGTGACCCCGAATGGGCTGCGCGGGTCACTGAGGGAGACCGCGCCCTGTCGACGAATCACCTGATGGGCGACGGCTATTGGGTCTGGCTGATCAGGCTCGCGTCGGGCTCGACGAGCGTCGGGATCGTCGCCGACAGCGACGCGCACGGGTTCGACACCTTCAACACTCTGGACAAGGCGCAGGACTGGCTGCGCCGGCACGAACCGCAATGTGCGGCTGTGCTGGACGCACATTCGGACGATATCCAGGACTTCCGGGTCATGCACGACTACTCCTACGGGTGTGAGCAGGTGTTCTCGGGTGAGCAGCGGTGGTGCCTGACAGGTGAGTCCGGGGTGTTCCTCGACCCGCTCTACTCACCGGGCCTGGATCTGATCGCCATCGGCAATGTGCTGGTGGTCGACCTGATCGCCCGCTCGCTGGCCGGTGCGGACGTCACGGCGCTGGGTGCGATCCACGACAGCCTGTTCCGCAGTGTCACCGATATCTGGCTCGCGGTCTACGAGAAGCAGTACCACCTGATGGGCCACGCGGAGGTGATGACGTCGAAGGTCATCTGGGACACCGCGTTCTACTGGGGCGTCTTCGGCCTGCTGTTCTTCCAGGACAAGTTCCGCAGCGCGGCCACCACCGCGTCGGTGGCCGCCGATTTGGGCCGGCTGACCCGGATCAGCAACCGTGTTCAGCAGTTCTTCCGTGAGTGGGCATCGATAGACGACTCGCAGCTGCCCCCGCAGTTCGTGGACCTTTACAAGCCACTGAACTTCATGGTCCGGCTGCACGCCGGCATGGCCGACCAGCTGACCGCCGCCGAGTTCGAAACGCGGTTCGGTGAGAACACCCGGCTCTTCGCGCAGCTGGCCGGACAACTGATCAGCACGGTCATTGCCACCTATGCCGAACGGACCTGCGACGACGCTGTCGTCGCCCGCATTCAGAGCTGGCAGCGCGACCCGATCATCGCTGAACTGCTGGCCACCTATCGCCGTGAACGGCACCGCAACCCGACCAGCCCGGAGTGGATGACGATCGGCCGCTCCGTCGTGCACACAGCCAACGCCTGAGCCTCACCCACCCGGCCGGCGCGGCCGGACCACCGTCCTCGTAGGAGGCACCATGAATTCGCCGACCAACTCCGATGACACCGTCGATGTGGCCGTCCTGGGCGGCGGCATCGCGGGACTCACCCTCGCCTTGCAGCTCAAGCAGTCCATGCCCGATCTCGCCGTCACGGTCATCGAGCGGCAGGCGCATCCGGTCGCCGAGGCCGCCCACAAGGTCGGCGAATCCAGCGTCGAGATGCAGGCCCACTATCTGCGAGATGTCCTGGGCCTGCGCGAGCACCTCGACAGCGCCCAGTTGCGCAAGTTCGGTCTGCGAATGTTCTTCCCCAGCAACGGGAACCGCGACATCGCCCGCCGGGTGGAATTCGGGCAGATCGAGGAGGCGCCGCTGTCGACCTATCAGCTCGACCGCGGCCGCCTCGAGAACCACCTGGGCGCCCGGATCGCCGCCGAAGGGGTGCGTTTCCTCGACCA encodes the following:
- a CDS encoding NAD(P)/FAD-dependent oxidoreductase is translated as MTEQKTSDDTAREFDVAILGGGAAGLALAVQLHKTRPESSIVVVEKSVRAPEAAHKVGESTVDIAARYMREVLEMEPHITSRQLEKFGLRFFFTQADNRDIARRIELGHARRPTVGATYQLDRGRFENYLSDELVARGVDLWTGHKVTEVDIVDSGGWHHVDVTAPDGSRRGVRARWVVDASGRASLLKRKLSLSKPNGHNVNAAWFRIDHPIDIDEWSSSADWHERISGGHRSLSTNHLMGEGYWVWLIPLASGTISVGIVADAQIHPFAEISRFDKALTWLQEHEPQCAEVVAAHQDKLLDFKVMRNYSYGCQQVYSEQGWCLTGEAGIFLDPLYSPGFDVISMSNGLITDLVTRALDGEDVSELAAIHNNVFFMVTDGWLPIYEGQYAIMGNARVMSAKVIWDTGVYWAVPSLLYYHDQFRQLADRPRLVAQLARMSAITDPVQRFFRQWYEVEPRTHADGMITYYDFDFMTRFHEGLSAGLSDAELGDRLAANFDELERIAGELVSAVMAEGDAAVDVRRREQAVRWRADKALMRLVEVYEAHGGCGEAWVTAGPDGVGLGGGRDFSVRGLVPDPGPAARTGVR
- a CDS encoding cation:proton antiporter; this translates as MLVILVTYRLIWPILRKLAQVQVVAIMVAGFLLGPSVLGLIWPTGQRWLFPTTLHIGGTSITHPNLVAIYVVGQLGLVLYMFLVGASFKLDILGAHRRQAGVTSAFGVVVPLILGSLLGWTMVTKHGQYFTDKVGHWQGALFIASAVAITAFPMLAWIVYDSGLMNTRLGTMSLSCAAVDDACSWMLLAAVVASTRGSMNGALIAVAGGVGYLLFMVFIVRRWLARLNTWSPRGDNALTGGIPITHLTIVLLVILAGCWFTDYVGIFSVFGAFVAGTVMPRGEFLDTIRARFEPLVAYLLLPAFFIYSGLNTQLSLILKPSVLLIGAAILVVSFAGKFGAVGLAARWQGMGWREAGSMGALANARGLMELILLNIGQSAGLITNELYTILALMTIITTLLATPIQRMFERHAWKEGYVFGRTGEEPKPVRATTPATDVP
- a CDS encoding bacterial transcriptional activator domain-containing protein, whose protein sequence is MRHLLEPALAPRQPSTFIRSDGKGRYWFDFAGCWWTDVVEAERLLVAGKAAETHGNLETAIASYEALLDYYERTFLPENLFDEAFDSCRTEHEVAYRYLESGLLRLYLIGGLPHKALPIALSILERDPYSEEACTAIAEVSLLQGNVLAARSQLARYLETIHHELGADVGRNASQLWKRIEQELGEQHRRGHSAVHGTSVAGVVARTGLGSSPVRPNT
- a CDS encoding NAD(P)/FAD-dependent oxidoreductase, yielding MTSAVRHRLSELTGDQLAVLAQSLRARKAMEPSEPGDYDVVVLGGGTAGLTLALHLRRAVPGIRVLVVEKLAHPVPETTHKVGESTVEIAAHYLRDVLGLRDHLETCQLRKFGLRMFFSHNDNSDIAERVELGSSVFPPLSTYQLDRGRLENELGVRCVQAGVEFLSGYKVFDVELRPGQPLHQIRVTRPDGERGVSARWVVDATGRSQLLQRHSRPLRKPVGHKANAAWLRIAHPIDVNAWTGDPEWAARVTEGDRALSTNHLMGDGYWVWLIRLASGSTSVGIVADSDAHGFDTFNTLDKAQDWLRRHEPQCAAVLDAHSDDIQDFRVMHDYSYGCEQVFSGEQRWCLTGESGVFLDPLYSPGLDLIAIGNVLVVDLIARSLAGADVTALGAIHDSLFRSVTDIWLAVYEKQYHLMGHAEVMTSKVIWDTAFYWGVFGLLFFQDKFRSAATTASVAADLGRLTRISNRVQQFFREWASIDDSQLPPQFVDLYKPLNFMVRLHAGMADQLTAAEFETRFGENTRLFAQLAGQLISTVIATYAERTCDDAVVARIQSWQRDPIIAELLATYRRERHRNPTSPEWMTIGRSVVHTANA